Proteins found in one Physeter macrocephalus isolate SW-GA chromosome 17, ASM283717v5, whole genome shotgun sequence genomic segment:
- the ADGRG5 gene encoding adhesion G-protein coupled receptor G5 yields MDRCGALFLCLCLLMSQSRTEEASQEILRWMERMEMAARSRSLTSFAELIHGLESRLLNASFGGHNLTLRTHTIQTLAFKLGCNFTGLSLRSAALEQVPQVRGGQGLGVPLAMQFPAQLTRDACRVRSRELSLVCICFSNTRFFQKDINSSVLNNYVLGAQLSHGQVSNLSEPVNISFWHNQSLEGYTVTCVFWKEGASKHHWGAWSTEGCRTEQPSPSQVLCRCNHLTYFAVLMQLSPAPVPAELLAPLTYISLVGCSISIVASLLTILLHLHTRKQSDSITCIHMNLHASVLLLNIAFLLSPVLAMPPVPGPACVALAATLHYALLSCLTWMAIEGFNLYLLLGRVYNIYIRRYVLKLCALGWGGPAFLVLLLLAVKSSVYGPHRIPLSDSRGNSTGFQSTSICWVRNPWVHGVLVMGFGGLTSLFNLVVLAWALRVLHRLRAREKALGPRACWDTVTVLGLTVLLGTTWTLAFFSFGVFLLPQLFLFTTFNSLYGFFLFLWFCSQRHRSEAEMEASSSSQMVQ; encoded by the exons ATGGATCGCTGCGGGGCCCTTTTCCTCTGCCTGTGCCTCTTGATGTCTCAGAGCAGAACAGAGG AGGCATCCCAAGAAATCCTGCGCTGGATGGAGAGAATGGAGATGGCAGCCAGGAGCCGGAGCCTCACTTCTTTTGCTGA GCTCATCCACGGCCTAGAGTCAAGGCTACTCAATGCCAGCTTTGGGGGCCACAACCTCACCTTGCGGACGCACACCATCCAGACACTAGCCTTCAAGCTGGGCTGCAACTTCACTGGCCTCTCACTGAGAAGTGCTGCTCTGGAGCAGGTCCCCCAGGTCAGAGGTGGCCAGGGATTGGGG GTCCCACTCGCCATGCAGTTCCCAGCTCAGCTGACCCGGGATGCCTGCAGGGTGCGCTCCAGGGAGCTGAGTCTCGTCTGCATCTGCTTCTCCAACACCCGCTTTTTCCAG AAAGACATCAATTCATCTGTGCTCAATAATTACGTTCTGGGGGCCCAGCTGAGCCATGGACAAGTGAGCAACCTCAGTGAGCCGGTGAACATCAGCTTCTGGCACAACCAAAGCCTG GAAGGCTACACGGTGACCTGTGTCTTCTGGAAGGAGGGAGCCAGCAAGCACCACTGGGGGGCCTGGAGCACTGAGGGCTGTCGCACAGAGCAGCCCTCACCTTCCCAGGTGCTCTGCCGCTGCAACCACCTCACCTACTTTGCTGTTCTCATG cAACTCTCCCCGGCCCCGGTCCCTGCAGAGTTGCTGGCGCCTCTCACATACATCTCCCTGGTGGGCTGCAGCATCTCCATTGTGGCCTCGCTGCTCACCATCCTACTGCACCTCCATACCAG GAAGCAGAGTGATTCCATTACGTGCATCCACATGAACCTGCACGCCTCGGTGCTACTCCTCAATATCGCCTTCCTGCTGAGCCCAGTGCTGGCCATGCCCCCCGTGCCTGGGCCAGCATGCGTGGCACTGGCTGCCACTCTGCACTACGCGCTGCTCAGCTGCCTCACCTGGATGGCCATTGAAGGCTTCAACCTCTACCTCCTACTCGGGCGCGTCTACAACATCTACATCCGCCGATACGTGCTCAAGCTctgtgccctgggctggg GGGGCCCGGCCTTCCTGGTGCTGCTCCTTCTTGCCGTCAAGAGCTCAGTTTACGGACCCCACAGGATCCCGCTCTCCGACAGCCGGGGGAATAGCACGGGCTTCCAGAGCACGTCCAT ATGCTGGGTGCGGAACCCCTGGGTGCACGGTGTTCTGGTCATGGGCTTTGGTGGCCTCACATCCCTTTTCAACCTGGTGGTGCTGGCCTGGGCGCTACGGGTCCTGCACAGACTGCGGGCGCGGGAGAAGGCGCTGGGCCCCAGAGCCTGCTGGGATACCGTCACCGTGCTGGGCCTCACCGTGCTGCTGGGCACCACCTGGACCTTGGCCTTCTTCTCCTTTGGTGTCTTCCTGCTGCCCCAGCTCTTCCTCTTCACCACCTTCAATTCGCTCTACG gtttcttcctcttcctgtggTTCTGCTCCCAGAGGCATCGctcagaggcagagatggaggcATCCAGCTCCTCCCAGATGGTGCAGTAG